The proteins below come from a single Arthrobacter sp. B1I2 genomic window:
- the rbfA gene encoding 30S ribosome-binding factor RbfA → MADPARAAKLAQRIKVVVAEALGRKVKDPRLEGITVTDARVTNDLQHATVYYTVLGDQAVQADAAKGLEKAKGVLRQEVGRNITVRLTPTLEFVADQIPVVASNLEELLREAKKRDAEVAALAAQAKHAGDADPYKSDASADVDIDEDDFDEEDLDLSDESDLDEDSNK, encoded by the coding sequence ATGGCTGATCCGGCACGTGCTGCCAAGTTGGCGCAGCGGATTAAGGTTGTTGTTGCTGAGGCCCTGGGCCGGAAGGTTAAGGATCCCCGGCTGGAGGGCATTACTGTTACCGATGCCCGGGTGACCAATGATCTGCAGCATGCCACTGTTTACTACACCGTCCTCGGTGACCAGGCTGTGCAGGCTGATGCTGCCAAGGGGCTTGAGAAAGCCAAGGGTGTGCTTCGGCAGGAAGTCGGCCGGAACATCACCGTTCGCCTGACCCCCACCCTCGAGTTTGTGGCCGACCAGATACCAGTGGTTGCCTCCAATCTCGAAGAATTGCTCCGCGAGGCCAAGAAACGCGACGCCGAGGTAGCCGCACTGGCCGCCCAAGCCAAGCACGCCGGCGACGCCGACCCGTACAAGTCCGACGCATCTGCCGATGTGGACATCGACGAGGACGACTTCGACGAAGAGGACCTGGACCTCAGCGACGAAAGTGACCTCGACGAGGACAGCAACAAATAA
- the infB gene encoding translation initiation factor IF-2, with the protein MAKVRVHELAKELGITSKDAVTKLQELGEFVRSASSTIEAPVVRKLRNAFPDAAAKSAAPAAAPAAAPKAPAPAAGSRPSAPAPGPAAPKAPASKAEAQAPAPAAPAAPAQAEAPAAPAAAPAAATAPSSGAPSTGAKPGARPAPKADTPAPSARPGGSTPGASAPRPGGPRPGNNPFATSQGMPRGGRGGDGERAPRPGNNPFATSQGMPRPGGSRNDGDRPGGPRPAAGAGGPRPGGPRPAAGAGGPRPAAGAGGPRPGAPRPGGPRPTPGMMPNRTERPAPAGAGRPGAGGRGPGRPGGAPGTGGPGAGGGAPAGGGFGKGGRGRGGTQGAFGKGGAGRGKQRKSKRAKRQELEQMSAPSLGGVSVPRGDGNTVIRLRRGSSITDFADKIEANPAALVTVLFHLGEMATATQSLDEETFALLGEELGYKLQVVSPEDEERELLSSFDIDFDAELEAEGDEELEARPPVVTVMGHVDHGKTRLLDAIRKSDVMAGEHGGITQHIGAYQVTHNHEGDDRKITFIDTPGHEAFTAMRARGAKVTDIAILVVAADDGVMPQTVEALNHAQAANVPIVVAVNKIDKEGANPEKVRGQLTEYGLVPEEYGGDTMFVEVSARQNLNIDELLEAVLLTADAALDMRANPNKDARGIAIEANLDKGRGAVATVLVQSGTLRVGDTIVAGTAHGRVRAMFDDDGSALTEAGPSRPVQVLGLSNVPRAGDTFFVTADERTARQIAEKREAADRNAALAKRRKRISLEDFDQAVAEGKIDTLNLILKGDVSGAVEALEDALLKIDVGEGVQLRVIHRGVGAITQNDVNLATVDSAVIIGFNVKPAERVAELADREGVDMRFYSVIYAAIDDIEMALKGMLKPEYEEVQLGTAEVREVFRSSKFGNIAGSIVRSGIIRRNTKARISRDGKIIGDNLTVETLKRFKDDATEVRTDFECGIGLGSYNDITEGDIIETFEMREKPRV; encoded by the coding sequence GTGGCCAAGGTCCGCGTACATGAGCTCGCCAAAGAGCTCGGTATAACTTCCAAAGATGCAGTGACAAAACTGCAGGAACTGGGCGAATTCGTTCGCTCCGCCTCGTCAACCATCGAGGCCCCCGTTGTGCGTAAACTGCGCAACGCCTTCCCCGACGCCGCTGCCAAGTCAGCGGCACCGGCCGCAGCGCCCGCCGCTGCACCCAAGGCACCCGCTCCGGCAGCAGGTTCCCGTCCTTCAGCCCCGGCTCCAGGCCCTGCTGCGCCCAAGGCTCCGGCCTCCAAGGCAGAGGCACAGGCACCGGCTCCGGCTGCTCCCGCCGCGCCTGCACAGGCAGAAGCACCGGCAGCCCCCGCCGCCGCGCCTGCGGCCGCCACAGCTCCGAGCAGCGGCGCTCCGTCCACCGGTGCTAAGCCCGGTGCACGCCCGGCGCCCAAGGCGGACACCCCGGCTCCTTCCGCCCGTCCGGGTGGATCCACGCCGGGTGCGTCCGCTCCCCGTCCCGGCGGTCCCCGTCCGGGCAACAACCCGTTCGCCACTTCGCAGGGCATGCCCCGCGGCGGCCGTGGCGGCGACGGAGAGCGCGCTCCCCGTCCGGGCAACAACCCCTTCGCCACCTCGCAGGGCATGCCCCGTCCCGGTGGCAGCCGCAACGACGGCGACCGTCCCGGTGGTCCCCGTCCCGCAGCAGGTGCAGGTGGACCGCGTCCCGGTGGGCCGCGTCCCGCAGCCGGTGCCGGTGGTCCCCGTCCCGCAGCAGGTGCAGGCGGACCGCGTCCGGGTGCACCGCGTCCCGGCGGTCCCCGTCCTACTCCCGGCATGATGCCCAACCGTACTGAACGCCCGGCTCCGGCCGGTGCTGGACGTCCGGGTGCCGGCGGCCGTGGCCCGGGACGCCCGGGTGGCGCTCCCGGAACCGGTGGTCCCGGTGCAGGCGGCGGAGCTCCCGCCGGCGGTGGCTTCGGCAAGGGCGGCCGCGGCCGCGGCGGCACACAGGGTGCCTTCGGCAAGGGCGGCGCAGGCCGTGGCAAGCAGCGCAAGTCCAAGCGCGCCAAGCGCCAGGAACTTGAGCAGATGAGTGCCCCGTCGCTGGGTGGCGTGAGCGTACCCCGCGGCGACGGCAACACGGTCATCCGTCTGCGCCGTGGCTCGTCCATCACGGACTTCGCCGACAAGATCGAGGCGAACCCCGCCGCACTGGTGACCGTACTGTTCCACCTCGGTGAAATGGCTACCGCCACCCAGTCGCTGGATGAGGAAACCTTCGCGCTGCTGGGTGAAGAACTGGGCTACAAGCTCCAGGTCGTTTCTCCGGAGGATGAGGAGCGCGAGCTGCTCTCCAGCTTCGACATCGACTTTGATGCCGAACTCGAAGCCGAAGGCGACGAGGAACTGGAAGCACGTCCTCCGGTTGTCACCGTCATGGGTCACGTTGACCACGGTAAGACCCGGCTGCTCGATGCCATCCGCAAGTCAGACGTCATGGCGGGCGAGCACGGCGGCATCACGCAGCACATCGGTGCCTACCAGGTCACGCACAACCACGAAGGCGACGACCGCAAGATCACCTTCATCGATACCCCGGGCCACGAGGCGTTCACCGCCATGCGTGCCCGTGGTGCGAAGGTCACCGACATCGCCATCCTGGTGGTCGCAGCGGACGACGGCGTGATGCCGCAGACCGTTGAAGCCCTCAACCACGCCCAGGCGGCCAACGTGCCGATCGTCGTGGCAGTGAACAAGATCGACAAGGAAGGCGCCAACCCGGAGAAGGTCCGCGGCCAGCTGACCGAGTACGGCCTGGTTCCCGAGGAATACGGTGGCGACACCATGTTCGTGGAGGTCTCTGCCCGCCAGAACCTCAACATCGACGAGCTGCTCGAGGCCGTCCTGCTCACCGCGGACGCAGCCCTGGACATGCGCGCCAACCCGAACAAGGACGCCCGCGGTATTGCGATCGAAGCCAACCTGGACAAGGGCCGCGGTGCGGTTGCCACCGTCCTGGTGCAGTCCGGTACCCTGCGCGTCGGCGACACCATCGTGGCAGGCACGGCCCACGGCCGCGTCCGTGCGATGTTCGACGACGACGGCAGTGCGCTGACCGAGGCCGGCCCGTCCCGTCCCGTCCAGGTGCTGGGTCTGTCCAACGTCCCGCGCGCCGGTGACACCTTCTTCGTGACCGCTGACGAGCGCACCGCCCGCCAGATCGCCGAGAAGCGTGAAGCCGCCGACCGTAACGCCGCACTGGCCAAGCGCCGCAAGCGCATCAGCCTGGAAGACTTCGACCAGGCCGTCGCCGAAGGCAAGATCGACACCCTCAACCTCATCCTCAAGGGTGACGTGTCCGGTGCCGTGGAAGCCCTCGAAGACGCGCTGCTCAAGATCGACGTCGGCGAAGGCGTGCAGCTGCGCGTCATCCACCGCGGTGTGGGTGCCATCACCCAGAACGATGTCAACCTGGCAACGGTCGACTCCGCCGTCATCATCGGCTTCAACGTCAAGCCCGCCGAGCGGGTTGCCGAACTGGCAGACCGCGAAGGCGTGGACATGCGCTTCTACTCCGTCATCTACGCAGCAATCGATGACATCGAGATGGCGCTCAAGGGCATGCTCAAGCCGGAATACGAAGAAGTCCAGCTCGGCACCGCCGAGGTCCGCGAAGTCTTCCGCTCCTCCAAGTTCGGAAACATCGCCGGCTCGATCGTCCGCTCGGGCATTATCCGCCGTAACACCAAGGCACGGATCAGCCGCGACGGCAAGATCATCGGTGACAACCTCACCGTTGAGACGCTCAAGCGCTTCAAGGACGACGCCACCGAGGTCCGCACGGACTTCGAGTGTGGTATCGGCCTTGGCTCGTACAACGACATCACCGAAGGTGACATCATCGAGACCTTCGAGATGCGCGAGAAGCCGCGCGTCTAG
- a CDS encoding YlxR family protein, whose protein sequence is MTVAEVLSTGNQPERTCIGCRKKGPRSQLLRLVAEGSGSTAVLVDERRRMAGRGAWLHPSESCLALAIKRRAFGRALPGATGTAAVEHWITPGPNVDAAPVAATPTVQPESGSEI, encoded by the coding sequence ATGACCGTGGCAGAAGTGCTTTCCACCGGAAATCAGCCTGAACGTACCTGCATCGGGTGCCGGAAGAAGGGCCCGCGGTCGCAGTTGCTCCGGCTCGTCGCCGAAGGCAGCGGGTCAACCGCTGTCCTGGTGGATGAACGACGCCGGATGGCTGGCCGGGGTGCATGGCTGCACCCCAGCGAATCGTGCCTGGCTCTGGCGATCAAGCGGCGAGCATTCGGACGTGCCCTTCCGGGCGCAACCGGAACCGCCGCCGTCGAACACTGGATCACGCCAGGCCCGAACGTTGACGCCGCCCCGGTGGCTGCAACACCAACCGTCCAACCTGAAAGCGGGTCAGAAATCTGA
- the nusA gene encoding transcription termination factor NusA: MDIDMSALRLLEREREIPLDLLIPTIEQALLVAYHKSPGAFEKARAELDRKSGHVTIWAVEIDDDGAPIGEFEHTPEGFGRIAASTARQIILQRLRDVEDDNVLGEFKGREGELVSGTIQQGNNPHMVQVNLGSVEALLPPPEQVPGEKYVHGNRLRALVIDVHRGTKGPSVTLSRSHPGLVRKLFELEVPEIADHSVEIVALAREAGHRTKIAVKANTPGINAKGACIGEMGSRVRAVMTELNDEKIDIVDFSENPATFIASALSPSRVNSVTITDEATRSARVVVPDYQLSLAIGKEGQNARLAAKLTGWRIDIVSDAAVARDK, encoded by the coding sequence ATGGATATTGACATGAGCGCACTGAGACTTTTGGAGCGTGAGCGTGAAATCCCGCTGGACCTCCTGATCCCCACCATCGAGCAGGCGCTCCTGGTGGCGTACCACAAGTCACCCGGCGCCTTCGAGAAAGCGCGCGCAGAGCTGGACCGCAAGAGCGGCCACGTCACCATCTGGGCCGTGGAGATTGACGACGACGGCGCACCCATCGGTGAATTCGAGCACACCCCCGAAGGGTTCGGCCGGATTGCCGCCAGCACTGCGCGCCAGATCATCCTGCAGCGGCTCCGCGACGTTGAGGACGACAACGTCCTGGGCGAATTCAAGGGCCGCGAAGGCGAGCTGGTGTCCGGCACCATCCAGCAGGGCAACAACCCGCACATGGTCCAGGTCAACCTCGGCTCGGTCGAGGCCCTCCTACCGCCGCCCGAGCAGGTTCCCGGTGAGAAGTACGTCCACGGCAACCGCCTGCGCGCCCTGGTCATCGACGTGCACCGCGGCACCAAGGGGCCATCGGTCACCCTGTCCCGGTCACACCCGGGCCTGGTCCGCAAGCTCTTCGAACTCGAAGTGCCAGAAATCGCCGACCACTCCGTGGAGATCGTGGCATTGGCCCGGGAGGCAGGCCACCGCACCAAGATCGCCGTCAAGGCGAACACCCCCGGGATCAACGCCAAGGGTGCCTGCATCGGCGAGATGGGCTCACGCGTCCGCGCAGTCATGACCGAGTTGAACGATGAAAAGATCGACATCGTGGACTTCAGCGAGAACCCGGCCACCTTCATCGCCAGCGCCCTCTCGCCGTCGCGCGTGAATTCGGTCACCATCACGGACGAAGCCACGCGTTCGGCCCGGGTCGTCGTTCCCGACTACCAGCTGTCGCTGGCCATCGGCAAGGAGGGCCAGAACGCCCGCCTGGCGGCGAAGCTGACCGGCTGGCGGATTGACATCGTCTCCGACGCTGCGGTTGCCCGCGACAAGTAA